A window from Bacillota bacterium encodes these proteins:
- the topA gene encoding type I DNA topoisomerase, with protein sequence MPKSLVIVESPAKAKTIGKFLGPGYMVKASRGHVRDLPKSKLGVNVKAGYEPQYVVIKDRDDVIRDLRSTMESAQGVLLATDPDREGEAISWHLAEVLGIDPGEPCRIEFNEITRSAIEAALGRPRPIDMHRVNAQQARRVLDRLVGYSLSPLLWKKVRRGLSAGRVQSVAVRLVCDREKEIEAHVPQEYWSITAHLRPSGGGPEFPAKLVLRAGKKIEVRNEGEAKSILDDLAGAAYQVVRVVRKERRRNPAPPFTTSTLQQEASRRLGFGARKTMQVAQQLYEGLPLGDEGSVGLVTYIRTDSVRVAVEAEQAARAFIAKEYGSEFVPDHPRRYRAKATSQDAHEAIRPTSVSRLPDQVKSHLTRDQYKLYKLIWERFIASQMESAVVDAVSVDVQAKAYTFRATGSRIVFPGFILVYQEATDNADKEDEASLPELSEGDALALVRLEPAQHFTEPPPRYTEASLVKALEENGIGRPSTYAPIIDTILRRGYVVLEDKKFHPTQLGFVVVDLLRQVYPQVVDVAFTAEMESQLDKIAEGELDWVRVVDDFYVPFSRTVSAAEENMGRVKIPDEVTDEKCPKCGRPLVVKHGRFGTFLGCQGYPECTFTKKMVRLAGVKCPDCGADVVERRTKKGRKFYGCSRYPECRFTTWYTPAKGTTCPKCGAFLVKRGRGTGVLTCVRETCDYREEAQGKAEPGRGGGEAPEQA encoded by the coding sequence ATGCCGAAATCACTTGTCATAGTTGAGTCGCCTGCGAAAGCCAAAACGATAGGGAAATTCCTCGGGCCCGGCTACATGGTGAAAGCGTCTAGAGGGCACGTGCGCGACCTTCCCAAGAGCAAGCTCGGAGTGAACGTGAAAGCCGGCTACGAGCCGCAGTACGTGGTGATCAAGGATCGTGACGACGTCATCCGCGATTTGAGGAGCACGATGGAGTCTGCGCAAGGCGTGCTTCTCGCGACCGACCCCGACCGGGAGGGCGAGGCGATCTCTTGGCATCTCGCCGAGGTGCTCGGGATAGATCCGGGCGAACCTTGCCGCATCGAGTTCAACGAGATAACTCGGAGTGCGATCGAGGCTGCGCTCGGGAGACCAAGGCCCATCGACATGCACCGAGTGAACGCCCAGCAGGCGAGGAGAGTCCTCGATCGCCTCGTGGGCTACAGCTTGAGCCCACTCTTGTGGAAGAAGGTCCGAAGGGGCCTGTCGGCCGGAAGGGTGCAGTCGGTCGCGGTTAGGCTCGTGTGCGACAGGGAAAAAGAGATCGAGGCACACGTGCCGCAAGAGTACTGGTCCATCACCGCACACCTTCGGCCTTCCGGCGGCGGACCTGAATTCCCCGCGAAGTTGGTCCTCCGGGCCGGGAAGAAGATCGAGGTCCGCAATGAGGGCGAGGCAAAGTCCATCTTGGATGACCTCGCTGGTGCTGCCTACCAGGTGGTACGCGTCGTGCGTAAGGAGCGGCGGCGAAATCCAGCGCCGCCCTTTACCACCAGCACATTGCAGCAGGAAGCGTCGAGGAGGCTCGGATTCGGAGCTCGAAAGACGATGCAGGTGGCCCAGCAGCTATATGAGGGTCTGCCCCTTGGAGACGAGGGGAGCGTCGGGCTCGTCACTTATATCCGCACTGACTCGGTGCGCGTCGCCGTCGAGGCGGAGCAGGCTGCAAGGGCGTTCATCGCGAAAGAGTACGGGTCGGAATTCGTGCCTGATCATCCACGCCGGTACCGCGCGAAGGCCACGAGCCAGGACGCACACGAGGCGATACGACCGACCTCGGTGAGCAGGCTGCCTGACCAGGTGAAATCCCATCTCACTCGAGACCAGTACAAGCTCTACAAGTTGATCTGGGAGCGGTTCATCGCAAGCCAGATGGAGTCGGCAGTTGTGGACGCTGTGAGCGTGGACGTGCAGGCGAAAGCATACACGTTCAGGGCCACCGGCTCGAGGATCGTGTTCCCCGGATTCATCCTCGTTTACCAAGAAGCCACTGACAACGCCGACAAAGAGGACGAGGCGAGCCTGCCCGAGCTGAGTGAAGGGGACGCCTTGGCCCTTGTGCGGCTGGAGCCCGCGCAACATTTTACGGAGCCGCCTCCGAGATATACAGAGGCATCTCTCGTAAAGGCCCTCGAGGAAAACGGCATTGGCAGGCCCAGCACCTACGCGCCGATAATCGATACGATTTTGAGACGTGGGTACGTCGTCCTTGAGGACAAGAAGTTCCACCCGACTCAGCTGGGATTCGTGGTGGTGGACCTCTTGAGACAGGTGTACCCTCAGGTTGTGGACGTGGCGTTCACCGCGGAAATGGAGAGCCAGCTGGACAAGATCGCCGAGGGTGAGCTGGACTGGGTGAGGGTCGTAGACGATTTCTACGTACCATTCAGTAGGACCGTGAGCGCTGCCGAGGAGAACATGGGGCGCGTGAAGATCCCGGACGAGGTGACGGATGAGAAGTGTCCTAAGTGTGGCCGCCCTTTGGTGGTGAAACACGGTAGGTTCGGGACTTTCCTTGGGTGTCAAGGTTACCCGGAGTGCACCTTTACGAAAAAGATGGTACGCCTGGCGGGGGTGAAGTGCCCCGATTGCGGCGCGGACGTGGTAGAGCGAAGGACGAAGAAGGGAAGGAAGTTCTATGGGTGCAGCAGGTATCCTGAATGCCGGTTCACCACGTGGTATACTCCCGCGAAGGGCACGACCTGCCCCAAGTGCGGAGCGTTTCTCGTGAAGCGAGGGAGGGGGACCGGGGTCCTCACATGCGTGAGGGAAACGTGCGACTATCGTGAGGAGGCGCAGGGGAAAGCCGAGCCCGGGCGCGGCGGGGGAGAGGCTCCGGAGCAAGCATAG
- a CDS encoding DUF494 family protein, with amino-acid sequence MTNGKRTLARRASRPAPGPRRVLNAEERQKLTVDAWGLVAFLQDTGLVRPDELEEALLLVAGLEGGEVDAADMALVLSSVISDKERVAMILGRAGAMDREKDSEGLQEEDEDSMPEPRLLH; translated from the coding sequence GTGACAAACGGGAAACGCACACTCGCGCGCCGCGCATCCCGGCCTGCGCCCGGCCCGCGGCGAGTATTAAACGCTGAGGAGCGACAGAAGCTAACAGTCGATGCGTGGGGGCTTGTCGCCTTTCTACAGGACACGGGTCTAGTGCGGCCTGACGAGCTGGAGGAGGCCCTGCTTCTCGTGGCGGGTTTGGAAGGCGGCGAAGTGGACGCAGCCGACATGGCCCTTGTGCTCTCCAGCGTAATCAGCGACAAGGAGAGGGTCGCCATGATCCTGGGACGCGCGGGGGCCATGGACCGAGAGAAAGATAGCGAAGGGTTACAGGAGGAAGACGAAGACTCGATGCCGGAGCCTCGCCTCCTTCACTGA